A section of the Clostridium sp. TW13 genome encodes:
- a CDS encoding DEAD/DEAH box helicase, with the protein MNSISIDYNKDDKIVVLRGDIKILISNRFALRYIKDYLTKDIHDDYIKISIGEKYPQEVFSAVTEMLKKYGIEERVNIGAEKALSDFQIEENKFREFSMKALEIRNNNCNHDEFREFTISLEKNMKNRSLYELQLLSAYHLAFSQNACNFSVPGSGKTSIVYGAYTYLKNLSDDNIKKVDKLLIIGPLSSFGPWELEYEECFGSKPSVKRLISGVNKQEKIDYLYSRYSSEITLISYASLAAVTDAISWFLKANKVMVVLDEAHKIKNTTGGITAQSVMDIAQYCKSRVVLTGTPAPNGYEDLYNLFKFIWPNKNIMQFKLNQLKDMSVRKNDLRVHKLVEAIAPYFIRIKKSDLNIPPAITNPPILVEMGEYQRRIYDFIEKKYIDSIIENNENDLSNKFKAQLVGAKMIRLMQAASNPNLLKLPLANFYKYEDISVEEAGNINDTDILKEIIEYKNNEIPKKFVKTKELVDRILAEGGKVVIWACFVQTILELKHYLDSNGISCQELYGAIPVGKSLEEDDESLELTREKIVALFQEKDCPFKVIIANPFAVAESISLHKACHNAIYFERTFNAAHFMQSKDRIHRYGLAKDVKTNYYYILSQDSVDEVIDDRLAIKESRMMKIMETMPIPLFDNVSGDFGDEDMKAMIKNYVARTKKI; encoded by the coding sequence TTGAACTCTATAAGTATAGATTATAACAAAGATGATAAAATAGTAGTACTTAGAGGAGACATCAAGATATTGATATCTAATCGCTTCGCTTTACGCTATATTAAAGATTATCTCACAAAAGATATACATGATGACTATATTAAAATTAGTATAGGAGAAAAATATCCTCAAGAGGTATTTTCGGCTGTTACAGAAATGCTAAAAAAGTATGGGATTGAAGAACGAGTTAATATAGGAGCAGAAAAAGCGTTATCTGATTTTCAAATCGAAGAAAATAAATTTCGAGAATTTTCAATGAAAGCATTAGAGATAAGAAATAATAATTGTAATCATGATGAATTTAGAGAATTTACGATATCTCTTGAAAAAAACATGAAAAACCGTAGCCTTTATGAGTTGCAATTACTTTCAGCGTATCATTTGGCTTTTTCACAGAATGCATGTAATTTTTCGGTTCCTGGATCAGGAAAAACAAGTATTGTATATGGCGCTTACACCTATTTGAAAAATTTGTCCGATGATAATATAAAGAAAGTTGACAAGTTGTTAATCATTGGTCCATTAAGTTCTTTTGGACCATGGGAGTTAGAGTATGAAGAATGTTTTGGGAGTAAACCTTCTGTAAAAAGGTTGATAAGTGGCGTAAATAAACAAGAAAAAATTGATTATTTATATTCGAGATACTCAAGTGAAATTACATTAATTTCATATGCATCTTTAGCTGCTGTGACTGATGCAATTTCTTGGTTCCTCAAAGCAAATAAAGTTATGGTAGTATTGGATGAAGCACATAAAATAAAGAATACAACTGGGGGAATAACGGCACAAAGCGTTATGGATATTGCTCAGTATTGTAAATCAAGAGTTGTGCTAACAGGTACCCCGGCGCCTAACGGATATGAAGATTTGTACAATTTATTTAAATTTATTTGGCCTAATAAAAACATAATGCAATTCAAACTTAACCAACTGAAAGACATGTCAGTTAGGAAGAATGATTTAAGAGTGCATAAATTAGTAGAGGCAATTGCTCCTTATTTTATACGCATTAAGAAAAGTGATTTAAATATTCCACCAGCTATTACAAACCCTCCAATTCTTGTTGAAATGGGTGAATATCAAAGGAGAATATATGATTTTATAGAAAAAAAATATATTGATTCTATTATTGAAAATAATGAAAATGATTTATCTAATAAGTTTAAGGCGCAGCTTGTAGGAGCCAAAATGATTAGATTAATGCAAGCGGCTTCCAATCCGAATCTGCTGAAACTTCCTCTAGCAAACTTCTATAAGTACGAAGATATAAGTGTTGAGGAAGCTGGAAATATAAATGATACAGATATTTTAAAAGAAATTATTGAATATAAAAATAATGAAATACCTAAAAAATTTGTGAAGACAAAAGAATTAGTTGATAGAATTCTTGCCGAAGGCGGTAAAGTTGTTATATGGGCTTGTTTTGTACAAACCATATTGGAGCTAAAGCATTATTTAGATAGTAATGGAATTTCATGTCAGGAATTATATGGTGCAATCCCAGTTGGTAAAAGTTTGGAAGAAGATGACGAGAGTTTGGAATTAACGAGAGAAAAAATTGTTGCTTTATTTCAAGAAAAAGACTGCCCGTTTAAAGTGATTATAGCTAATCCATTTGCAGTAGCAGAATCCATATCGTTACATAAAGCATGCCATAATGCAATTTATTTTGAAAGAACATTTAATGCTGCGCATTTTATGCAATCAAAGGATAGAATACATAGATATGGATTGGCCAAAGATGTAAAGACTAATTATTATTATATTTTGTCTCAAGATTCAGTAGATGAAGTTATTGATGATCGATTAGCTATTAAAGAGAGTAGAATGATGAAAATAATGGAAACAATGCCTATACCATTATTTGACAATGTATCTGGGGATTTTGGCGATGAAGATATGAAAGCGATGATAAAAAATTATGTTGCAAGAACTAAAAAGATATAA
- the guaB gene encoding IMP dehydrogenase gives MAIIWKTGYTFDDVLLVPFKSEILPREVELKTKLTKKINLNIPILSAGMDTVTESKMAIAMAREGGIGIIHKNMTIEEQAKEVDRVKRQENGVITNPIFLSEDHTIQDALDLMSQYRISGVPITKDGKLAGIITNRDIVFETDFSKKIAVAMTRDNLVTALEGTSMDEAKELLRKHKIEKLPLVDKDNNLKGLITIKDIEKARIYPNAAKDSAGRLLCGAAVGVTGDMMERVKALVDVAVDVITLDTAHGHSKGVLDAVKEIKSVYPDLQIIAGNVATAEATKDLIEAGADCVKVGIGPGSICTTRIVAGVGVPQLTAVMDCAEVGREYGVPVIADGGIKYSGDIVKALAAGASVAMMGSMFAGCEEAPGEIEIYQGRSYKVYRGMGSLAAMEKGSKDRYFQEGNKKLVPEGVEGRIAFKGSVTDTIFQLMGGVRSGMGYLGAKSLENLFQNARFVVQTSAGLRESHPHDINITKEAPNYSVNNN, from the coding sequence ATGGCAATAATATGGAAAACAGGATACACATTTGATGATGTTTTACTAGTACCTTTTAAATCAGAGATACTACCAAGAGAGGTAGAACTAAAGACAAAGTTAACTAAGAAGATTAATTTAAATATTCCTATATTAAGTGCGGGTATGGATACAGTTACAGAATCTAAGATGGCAATTGCTATGGCTAGAGAAGGTGGAATCGGAATTATCCATAAGAACATGACTATAGAAGAGCAAGCTAAAGAAGTAGATAGAGTAAAGAGACAAGAAAATGGAGTAATTACTAACCCAATTTTCTTATCAGAAGACCATACAATTCAAGATGCATTAGATCTTATGTCACAATACAGAATATCAGGAGTTCCAATAACTAAGGATGGTAAGTTAGCTGGAATTATAACAAACAGAGATATAGTTTTTGAAACAGATTTCTCAAAGAAAATAGCAGTAGCTATGACAAGAGATAACTTAGTAACAGCTTTAGAAGGAACAAGCATGGACGAAGCTAAAGAATTATTAAGAAAGCATAAGATAGAAAAGCTTCCTTTAGTAGATAAGGATAACAACCTAAAGGGATTAATAACAATAAAGGATATAGAAAAAGCAAGAATTTATCCTAATGCAGCAAAGGATTCAGCAGGAAGACTTCTTTGTGGAGCAGCTGTTGGAGTTACTGGAGATATGATGGAAAGAGTTAAAGCATTAGTTGATGTTGCAGTTGATGTTATAACTTTAGATACAGCTCATGGACATTCAAAGGGAGTTTTAGATGCTGTTAAAGAAATTAAATCTGTTTATCCAGACCTACAAATCATAGCTGGTAATGTGGCAACTGCAGAAGCTACAAAAGATCTTATAGAAGCAGGTGCTGATTGTGTTAAGGTTGGTATAGGACCAGGATCAATATGTACAACAAGAATAGTTGCAGGTGTAGGAGTTCCTCAATTAACAGCAGTTATGGATTGTGCTGAAGTAGGAAGAGAATACGGGGTTCCAGTTATAGCTGATGGAGGAATTAAGTACTCTGGAGATATAGTAAAAGCTTTAGCAGCTGGTGCAAGTGTTGCCATGATGGGTTCAATGTTTGCTGGATGTGAAGAAGCTCCAGGTGAAATTGAAATATATCAAGGAAGAAGCTACAAGGTATACAGAGGTATGGGATCTTTAGCTGCTATGGAAAAAGGAAGTAAGGATAGATACTTCCAAGAAGGAAACAAGAAGCTAGTTCCAGAAGGTGTTGAAGGAAGAATAGCATTTAAGGGATCAGTTACAGATACAATATTCCAACTTATGGGTGGAGTTAGATCTGGTATGGGATACTTAGGAGCAAAAAGTTTAGAAAACTTATTCCAAAATGCTAGATTTGTTGTTCAAACTTCAGCAGGACTTAGAGAAAGTCATCCACATGATATAAACATAACAAAAGAAGCACCTAACTATAGCGTTAACAATAATTAG
- a CDS encoding vWA domain-containing protein, which yields MLKNKVGKKISIIMIALLTCVIAGVNLVKVKADVANKPGFDVSISLSKTQAMKGEDVIVNGRITPKDFEIDIPKKEIVLVLDVSGSMQDNSKLYNLKLAAKKFIDKMKNQVNLKIGIVAYSSLATINPDGYNGTINTKSIDQYYTHEVPNYNSIGTNLLDASDNRLYDMVDGLVAQGGTNIGEGLRKAAYMLKQGDSTANKSLILMTDGMATFRTVNVSGSSWSGYKITPYLNLDNQNHYYSGDGNNDDLGYNTDYAVSVGNLIKPQINSVFSIGYGLGDSNSSSNRKLSRIHGAMGGDDSNFFATDSGAVDVVFQKIADKILSSYEVSNIKMELNFNQNFNLNVEGNTVDIPNVTYKIKSIDGGKIIYSASPVDFSFIIQGNTIGDNFTVFDKAIVKFPWNNFELTASVPTNTISIVDNAVPNIQANLTSDKRVEVVQNSTSPINITYSINPSDCSDYNNLAGRKNDVIIVVDTSAAMSNYKSGVENALWGKLVNDNDLRAKNIRYALITYSNDVNRCEMLPQSVSDQDLFIKNIISSTPSSDANSRNIGSAISKIKTLFGNQNTDYKNIIFITAGPLDSYADNQLTDIKDKGFNVFSVCMGGDNDKTLQALHNKLSNNQNYYFYGNSDNNEINNNIMPKIKDSIKSENNNEYIIQNSKLIFNTNGEFTLGKFYSGSDVLQYKVTGNSYEISLGDRIKYTANNSTFKAAPVQISFKATLNNNTQVGERSFAESTLSYNNLIGINISKIIDTPTVVVKSAITITHGVYGGIDPNTKTPVIDTTDRTFNKSATVPMAASFEFYKGTTVKLDLDTNVQMVGTPIIYKVNADGTLTKIGTMDSNNSSQIGDGLVQGDKVLVLYNIKLPEAEGAYTNSMKVEDVAQPATIKVGKDGLPDLF from the coding sequence TTGCTTAAAAATAAAGTGGGAAAAAAAATAAGTATAATTATGATTGCATTGCTTACCTGTGTAATAGCAGGTGTTAATCTCGTTAAAGTTAAAGCAGATGTAGCAAACAAACCAGGCTTCGATGTTTCTATTTCATTATCAAAGACTCAAGCAATGAAGGGTGAAGATGTAATCGTAAATGGAAGAATTACACCTAAAGATTTTGAAATTGATATACCAAAGAAGGAAATAGTTTTGGTTTTAGATGTATCTGGGAGTATGCAGGACAATTCAAAGTTATATAATTTAAAGTTGGCAGCAAAAAAGTTTATAGATAAAATGAAAAATCAAGTGAACTTAAAAATTGGTATAGTAGCATACTCAAGTTTAGCAACTATTAATCCTGATGGGTATAATGGCACTATAAACACAAAAAGTATAGATCAATATTATACTCATGAGGTGCCAAATTACAATTCAATTGGTACTAATCTGTTAGATGCATCTGATAATAGATTATATGATATGGTAGATGGATTAGTTGCACAAGGTGGAACCAATATAGGTGAAGGACTAAGAAAAGCAGCATATATGCTAAAGCAAGGTGACAGTACTGCCAATAAGAGTTTAATCTTAATGACAGATGGAATGGCAACATTTCGAACAGTTAATGTATCAGGAAGCAGTTGGAGTGGATATAAAATTACTCCTTATTTAAATTTAGATAATCAAAATCATTACTATTCAGGCGACGGGAATAATGATGACTTGGGATATAATACAGATTATGCCGTTAGCGTAGGAAATTTAATAAAACCTCAAATAAATAGTGTGTTTTCTATAGGCTATGGTTTAGGTGATTCAAATAGTTCAAGCAATAGAAAATTAAGTAGAATACATGGAGCCATGGGTGGAGATGATTCTAACTTCTTTGCAACAGATTCAGGGGCTGTAGATGTAGTGTTTCAAAAAATAGCTGATAAGATATTAAGCAGTTATGAGGTAAGCAATATTAAGATGGAGTTAAACTTTAATCAAAATTTTAATCTTAATGTGGAAGGTAATACTGTAGATATACCTAATGTCACCTATAAAATCAAATCTATAGATGGGGGAAAAATAATATATTCAGCATCCCCAGTAGATTTTTCATTTATAATACAAGGTAATACAATAGGAGATAATTTTACTGTATTTGATAAAGCTATTGTAAAGTTTCCGTGGAATAATTTTGAGTTAACAGCCTCAGTGCCTACTAATACTATTAGTATAGTAGACAATGCAGTTCCAAATATACAAGCCAATCTTACAAGTGATAAAAGAGTAGAAGTAGTTCAAAATAGTACAAGTCCTATAAATATAACGTATAGTATAAATCCTAGTGATTGCAGTGATTATAATAATTTGGCTGGACGTAAGAATGATGTAATAATCGTAGTGGATACATCAGCTGCTATGAGCAACTATAAATCTGGAGTGGAGAATGCCCTTTGGGGAAAGCTTGTAAATGATAATGATTTAAGAGCTAAGAATATAAGATATGCACTAATAACTTATAGCAATGATGTAAATAGATGTGAAATGCTGCCACAAAGTGTTTCAGACCAGGATTTGTTTATAAAGAATATTATAAGCTCAACCCCTAGTAGTGATGCGAATAGTAGAAATATAGGTAGTGCTATCTCTAAAATTAAAACACTTTTTGGAAATCAAAATACGGATTATAAAAATATTATTTTTATAACAGCAGGACCACTAGATTCTTATGCAGATAATCAGTTAACAGATATTAAGGATAAAGGGTTTAATGTTTTCAGTGTATGTATGGGTGGAGATAACGATAAAACCTTACAAGCATTGCATAATAAGTTGAGTAATAATCAGAATTATTATTTTTATGGTAATAGTGATAATAATGAGATAAATAATAATATTATGCCTAAAATAAAAGATTCTATTAAGTCAGAAAACAATAATGAATATATTATTCAGAACAGTAAGCTTATCTTTAATACAAATGGTGAGTTTACTCTTGGTAAGTTTTATTCAGGTAGTGATGTATTACAATATAAGGTTACTGGTAATAGCTATGAAATTAGTCTAGGAGATAGAATAAAATATACGGCGAACAATTCTACATTTAAGGCAGCTCCTGTTCAAATATCATTTAAAGCTACTTTAAATAATAATACACAAGTTGGAGAGAGAAGTTTTGCTGAAAGTACTCTGTCTTATAATAACTTGATTGGAATAAATATATCAAAAATAATAGATACTCCAACTGTAGTTGTAAAATCAGCGATAACAATCACTCATGGAGTATATGGAGGCATTGATCCTAACACAAAGACACCTGTAATAGATACTACTGATAGAACTTTCAATAAATCTGCTACTGTACCTATGGCGGCTAGTTTTGAATTTTACAAAGGTACAACTGTAAAACTAGATTTAGATACAAATGTTCAAATGGTAGGTACCCCAATAATTTATAAGGTAAATGCAGATGGAACCTTAACTAAGATAGGAACAATGGATAGCAACAATTCATCACAGATTGGTGACGGTTTGGTGCAGGGAGACAAGGTTTTAGTATTGTATAATATTAAATTGCCAGAAGCTGAAGGAGCATATACTAATAGTATGAAAGTAGAAGATGTAGCTCAGCCAGCAACCATAAAAGTAGGAAAAGATGGGTTACCAGATTTGTTTTAG
- a CDS encoding DNA cytosine methyltransferase has translation MKVADFFCGGGGFSEGFRQAGFDVCFGVDKWLPAVNTFKANKSSAKVYQDDVIRISELPDDEFEEMVPDTEVIIGSPPCVAFSNSNKSGNGDKTLGLKLLRAYLRIIARKKYKKESILKYWVLENVPNIQNYIKDEYTAQDLGLEGNFILKVKNENAKVYNAKYFGAPTNRQRYLCGDFPKLIETNNEKDIKSLKVVLESLGDPADNQDRIICDCNYPQLKMKLQDITDLQYEHVLQEFEWQTAKRLKLDRGYMGKMSFPENLEKPARTVMATMSSSSRESMILARKGGGYRIPSIREVANIMSFPNDYRFYGNSEGTKYALVGNAVPPKLSYAIAKSILIEMGKDIPKSYIKINHNEDIPFINLNNTILPEKKERHKNPKAKFKYHIPYLIYSAYRVELTNHHSDFDKMMFKWDAEIHYSQGKVRAACFTPIVTNEFLTLKETEIVNTYIKEICGKICSFDNFQKRYCMTQEERNDLIGPYELLASLRKSIDQFLTDEQKRKIIEIKDNPKNIPMAIAVGYYMLQEIIKRMED, from the coding sequence ATGAAAGTTGCAGATTTTTTTTGTGGTGGTGGAGGTTTTTCAGAAGGCTTTAGGCAAGCGGGGTTTGATGTTTGCTTTGGTGTCGATAAATGGCTGCCAGCAGTTAATACATTTAAAGCGAATAAGTCATCAGCAAAAGTATATCAAGATGATGTAATACGAATATCGGAGTTGCCAGATGATGAATTTGAAGAAATGGTGCCTGATACAGAAGTTATCATTGGATCTCCTCCATGTGTTGCTTTTTCAAACTCTAATAAATCTGGAAATGGAGATAAAACATTAGGGTTAAAACTTTTACGAGCATATTTAAGAATTATTGCAAGAAAAAAGTATAAAAAAGAGTCCATCTTAAAATATTGGGTTCTTGAAAATGTACCTAATATTCAAAATTATATTAAGGATGAATATACAGCACAAGACTTGGGATTAGAAGGTAATTTTATATTAAAAGTTAAAAATGAAAATGCAAAAGTGTATAATGCAAAATATTTTGGTGCGCCAACTAATAGACAACGCTATTTATGTGGTGATTTCCCCAAGTTGATTGAAACAAATAATGAAAAGGATATTAAGTCATTAAAAGTAGTTTTAGAAAGTTTAGGAGATCCTGCAGATAATCAAGATAGAATAATATGTGATTGTAATTATCCACAACTCAAAATGAAATTACAAGATATTACTGACTTACAATATGAACATGTTTTACAAGAGTTTGAGTGGCAAACAGCTAAAAGATTAAAATTGGATCGTGGTTATATGGGGAAAATGTCATTTCCAGAGAATCTTGAGAAGCCAGCAAGAACAGTAATGGCAACGATGTCATCAAGCTCAAGGGAATCAATGATATTAGCCAGAAAAGGTGGAGGTTATAGAATACCATCGATAAGGGAAGTTGCAAATATAATGAGTTTTCCCAATGACTATAGATTTTATGGGAACTCAGAAGGAACAAAATATGCTCTGGTTGGTAATGCAGTGCCTCCAAAATTATCTTACGCTATTGCAAAATCGATATTGATAGAAATGGGTAAAGATATACCTAAATCATATATAAAAATAAATCATAATGAAGATATACCGTTTATTAATCTTAATAATACTATTTTACCAGAAAAAAAAGAAAGACATAAAAACCCAAAGGCCAAATTTAAATATCATATTCCATATTTAATATATTCAGCATATAGGGTGGAGTTGACAAATCACCATTCTGATTTTGATAAAATGATGTTTAAGTGGGATGCAGAGATTCATTATAGTCAAGGAAAAGTAAGAGCAGCCTGCTTTACACCAATAGTAACAAATGAGTTTTTGACTTTAAAAGAAACAGAAATTGTAAATACATACATAAAAGAAATATGTGGGAAGATATGTTCTTTTGACAACTTTCAAAAAAGGTATTGTATGACGCAAGAAGAACGAAATGATTTAATAGGTCCATATGAACTATTAGCATCTTTAAGAAAATCTATTGATCAATTTTTGACAGATGAACAAAAGAGAAAAATAATTGAAATTAAAGATAATCCTAAGAATATTCCCATGGCCATTGCCGTTGGATATTATATGTTGCAAGAAATCATTAAGAGGATGGAGGATTAG
- a CDS encoding helix-turn-helix domain-containing protein codes for MSEIIEKWSSLEETSEYLGVTKDTIRNWIKKADIPAHKVGRLWKFKLSEVDAWIKSGKGAL; via the coding sequence ATGTCTGAAATAATTGAAAAATGGTCGAGTTTAGAAGAAACATCAGAGTATCTGGGAGTGACAAAAGATACCATAAGAAACTGGATTAAGAAGGCAGATATACCAGCGCATAAAGTGGGCAGGCTATGGAAGTTTAAATTATCAGAAGTGGATGCCTGGATTAAAAGTGGCAAGGGTGCGCTTTAA
- a CDS encoding PilW family protein: MKKKAKGFTVIELIIASAILLIVLGIIYNILKVNNGMLSEVDIKSTLQIDGETIQRDISKVGMQSTGITDCVTGSGINQYGSQYIVDMTYDEFNTRQNADKISQIKFNYVTESGNETYTVKYDEANRTLTGLIGNASSGKTLSANVESFKINTVDNQNNTLRSCTYVQFDILLKKKVGVTQAEYPVSILVKFRNKN, encoded by the coding sequence ATGAAGAAGAAGGCAAAGGGCTTCACAGTAATTGAATTAATAATAGCATCAGCCATATTGCTTATAGTCTTAGGAATTATATACAATATATTAAAAGTTAACAATGGAATGCTATCAGAAGTAGATATCAAATCCACTCTTCAAATTGATGGAGAAACTATTCAAAGGGATATAAGCAAGGTAGGAATGCAGAGTACTGGAATAACTGATTGTGTAACAGGAAGTGGAATCAATCAGTATGGTTCTCAATATATAGTGGACATGACTTATGATGAGTTTAATACTAGACAAAATGCAGATAAAATCAGTCAAATTAAATTTAATTATGTTACTGAGTCAGGTAATGAAACTTATACTGTTAAATATGATGAAGCTAATAGAACTTTGACAGGTTTGATAGGGAATGCTAGTAGCGGTAAAACACTATCAGCAAATGTAGAAAGTTTTAAGATTAACACTGTAGATAATCAAAATAACACACTCAGAAGTTGCACTTATGTGCAATTTGATATATTGCTGAAGAAAAAAGTAGGAGTTACACAAGCTGAATATCCTGTTTCTATACTTGTAAAGTTTAGAAATAAAAATTAA
- the guaA gene encoding glutamine-hydrolyzing GMP synthase, translated as MKKDLVLVVDFGGQYNQLIARRVREHNVYCEIVPYSYTIEQIKAKNPKGIIFTGGPNSVYGEGALTVDKEIFELGVPILGICYGHQLITSVLGGKVQSAQDLGTSEYGKTEIELDATAKLFTGMESNNICWMSHTDYVAEVPEGFKITATTKKCPVAAMANDERKIYGVQLHPEVEHTPFGFDMLGKFLSEVCEVKGDWSMASFAKEKIQEIKDTVGDKKVLCALSGGVDSSVAAVLVHKAIGHNLTCVFVDHGLLRKDEGDQVEKIFKEQFDMNLIRVNAKDRFLGKLAGVSDPETKRKIIGEEFIRVFEEEANKLGHIDYLVQGTIYPDIVESGTATSATIKSHHNVGGLPEDMQFSLIEPLRELFKDEVRAVGEEIGIPHNLVWRQPFPGPGLAIRVLGDITEEKLEIVREADAIFREEIAIAKLDESIWQYFACLPNIRSVGVMGDERTYCHTIALRAVTSSDAMTSEWARIPYEVLDKVSRRIVNEVKGVNRIVYDITSKPPATIEWE; from the coding sequence ATGAAAAAAGATTTGGTTTTAGTTGTAGACTTTGGTGGTCAATACAATCAACTTATAGCAAGAAGAGTTAGAGAACATAATGTTTACTGTGAGATAGTACCATATAGCTATACAATAGAACAGATAAAAGCTAAGAATCCAAAGGGAATAATCTTTACTGGTGGACCCAACTCAGTGTATGGAGAAGGCGCACTAACAGTAGATAAAGAAATATTTGAACTTGGAGTACCTATTCTAGGAATATGCTATGGACATCAACTTATTACTAGCGTATTAGGTGGAAAGGTTCAAAGTGCACAGGACTTAGGAACAAGTGAATACGGAAAAACTGAAATAGAATTAGATGCAACAGCTAAATTATTTACAGGTATGGAATCAAATAATATTTGCTGGATGAGTCATACAGACTATGTTGCAGAAGTACCAGAAGGATTTAAAATCACAGCTACAACTAAAAAATGTCCTGTAGCAGCAATGGCTAATGATGAGAGAAAAATCTATGGAGTTCAATTACATCCAGAAGTTGAACACACTCCATTTGGTTTTGATATGCTTGGAAAGTTCTTATCAGAAGTTTGTGAAGTTAAGGGTGATTGGTCAATGGCTTCTTTTGCAAAAGAGAAGATACAAGAGATTAAAGATACTGTTGGAGATAAGAAGGTACTATGTGCTTTATCAGGTGGAGTTGATTCATCAGTAGCAGCAGTTCTTGTACACAAGGCTATAGGTCATAACTTAACTTGTGTATTTGTTGACCATGGTCTACTTAGAAAAGATGAAGGAGATCAAGTTGAAAAAATATTCAAAGAACAATTTGATATGAACCTTATCAGAGTAAATGCTAAGGACAGATTCTTAGGCAAACTTGCTGGAGTTTCAGATCCTGAAACAAAGAGAAAAATAATTGGTGAAGAATTCATCAGAGTATTTGAAGAAGAAGCTAATAAGCTTGGACATATAGATTACCTAGTACAAGGAACAATCTACCCAGATATAGTTGAAAGTGGAACAGCTACTTCAGCTACAATCAAGAGTCACCATAATGTTGGAGGACTACCAGAGGATATGCAATTTTCTCTAATCGAACCTTTAAGAGAATTATTCAAGGATGAAGTTAGAGCAGTTGGAGAAGAAATTGGAATCCCTCATAACTTGGTATGGCGTCAACCATTCCCAGGTCCAGGTCTTGCAATCAGAGTTCTTGGTGATATAACAGAAGAAAAGCTTGAAATCGTAAGAGAAGCAGATGCTATCTTCAGAGAAGAAATAGCAATAGCAAAACTTGATGAAAGTATATGGCAATATTTCGCTTGCTTACCTAACATAAGATCAGTTGGAGTTATGGGAGATGAAAGAACATACTGCCACACAATAGCTTTAAGAGCAGTAACTTCTTCAGATGCAATGACATCTGAATGGGCAAGAATCCCATACGAAGTTTTAGATAAAGTAAGCCGCCGTATAGTAAATGAAGTTAAGGGAGTAAACAGAATTGTTTATGATATAACCTCTAAGCCACCAGCTACTATTGAGTGGGAATAG